Proteins from one Nitrobacteraceae bacterium AZCC 2146 genomic window:
- a CDS encoding AAHS family 4-hydroxybenzoate transporter-like MFS transporter (product_source=KO:K08195; cath_funfam=1.20.1250.20; cog=COG0477; ko=KO:K08195; pfam=PF07690; superfamily=103473; tigrfam=TIGR00895; transmembrane_helix_parts=Inside_1_32,TMhelix_33_55,Outside_56_69,TMhelix_70_92,Inside_93_100,TMhelix_101_120,Outside_121_124,TMhelix_125_147,Inside_148_159,TMhelix_160_182,Outside_183_185,TMhelix_186_205,Inside_206_268,TMhelix_269_286,Outside_287_300,TMhelix_301_323,Inside_324_329,TMhelix_330_352,Outside_353_356,TMhelix_357_379,Inside_380_391,TMhelix_392_414,Outside_415_423,TMhelix_424_446,Inside_447_454), with the protein MAINTTPAAGVSPDHTIEVAGFIDAQPVGRFQIRLLILCAAVLFIDGFDTQAIGYVAPEIAREWNLGRGALGPVFSAGLFGLMIGALIFGPIADRIGRKRIILLSSVAFGIGTLATVFVHDIYWLIGIRFVTGLGLGGAMPNAVALTSEFSPHRRRATMVMAMFCGFSVGAALGGLLAAALIPMFGWRSIFLIGGVAPLLYAPFLAKMLPESIRFLALTGRDNAETGNLLKKIAPTASFAPATRFVVNEPKLVGIPVAHLFKEGRTATTLLFWVVFFMSLLDLYLLSNWLPTVLNDLGASISMAAAIGAMLQVGGVIGTFTLGNFIDRFSFRALAMTYLIAAVAITGIGFSGHSIALATLAIFCAGFCIVGGQIASNALTATYYPTTMRSTGVGWALGIGRAGSIVGPLVGGIMIANHVGVETLFMTAAIPALCACVAAFALNRLAGRSSRRVS; encoded by the coding sequence GTGGCAATCAATACAACACCCGCAGCCGGCGTCTCGCCGGATCACACCATCGAGGTCGCCGGCTTTATCGACGCTCAGCCGGTCGGCCGGTTTCAGATCCGCCTGCTGATCCTGTGCGCCGCGGTATTGTTCATCGATGGCTTCGATACCCAGGCGATCGGCTATGTCGCGCCGGAGATCGCGCGGGAATGGAACCTCGGGCGCGGCGCATTGGGACCCGTGTTCAGCGCGGGACTTTTTGGCTTGATGATCGGTGCGTTGATCTTCGGGCCGATCGCGGATCGCATCGGCCGCAAACGGATCATCCTGCTCAGCTCCGTGGCATTCGGAATCGGCACCCTCGCCACCGTCTTCGTACATGACATCTACTGGCTGATCGGAATTCGTTTCGTGACCGGCCTCGGGCTGGGCGGCGCAATGCCGAACGCGGTTGCACTGACATCGGAATTCAGCCCGCATCGCCGTCGCGCCACCATGGTGATGGCGATGTTCTGCGGATTTTCCGTCGGCGCCGCGCTTGGCGGATTGTTGGCAGCTGCCCTAATTCCGATGTTCGGTTGGCGATCGATTTTCCTGATCGGCGGCGTTGCACCGCTGCTCTACGCGCCGTTCCTCGCAAAGATGCTGCCGGAGTCGATCCGCTTCCTCGCCCTCACCGGACGCGACAATGCAGAGACGGGCAATTTGCTGAAGAAAATCGCGCCGACGGCGTCGTTTGCGCCGGCCACGCGCTTCGTCGTCAACGAGCCGAAACTGGTGGGCATTCCCGTAGCACATTTGTTCAAGGAAGGCCGGACGGCAACCACGCTGTTGTTCTGGGTGGTCTTCTTCATGAGCCTGCTTGATCTCTATCTGCTGTCGAACTGGCTTCCCACCGTGCTCAACGATCTCGGCGCCTCCATATCGATGGCCGCGGCGATCGGCGCGATGCTGCAGGTGGGCGGGGTGATCGGGACTTTCACGCTCGGCAACTTCATCGATCGCTTCTCGTTCCGTGCCTTGGCGATGACCTATCTGATCGCGGCAGTCGCCATCACCGGGATCGGCTTCTCCGGTCATTCGATCGCGCTCGCCACGTTGGCAATTTTCTGCGCCGGCTTCTGCATCGTCGGCGGGCAAATCGCCTCCAACGCGCTGACGGCGACCTATTATCCAACAACAATGCGTTCCACCGGCGTCGGTTGGGCCCTGGGCATCGGGCGCGCCGGATCCATCGTCGGTCCACTGGTCGGCGGCATCATGATCGCCAACCATGTTGGTGTGGAAACCCTGTTCATGACAGCGGCAATCCCGGCTCTATGCGCTTGCGTCGCAGCGTTCGCGTTAAATCGACTAGCGGGTCGGAGTTCACGACGCGTTTCCTGA
- a CDS encoding DNA-binding IclR family transcriptional regulator (product_source=COG1414; cath_funfam=1.10.10.10,3.30.450.40; cog=COG1414; pfam=PF01614,PF09339; smart=SM00346; superfamily=46785,55781) has protein sequence MAVGQAALETEAMSDHVDASMKPTNSLERVLAVLEVFSEERLEWMPEELMQELGYSRPTLYRYLKTLKDAGFLMSTRNSGVTLGPKIVEMDYLARRSDVLVLHGLPYLKELTGAYSCTAMLLRWYGNKILCVASESSTKNPVSSYPRGRPMPLGRGAIARSIMAFLPRPRLLPLIERNLDDLRSVGLGDSTQDVLKSLKKVRKAGFSVAYGEVTPGAVGIAAPILDDRRYPIASICVTIAGNLVTGAEIDEVSARVGRVALQIATEQTSARRDI, from the coding sequence GTGGCCGTGGGCCAGGCGGCGCTCGAAACTGAAGCGATGTCAGACCATGTGGATGCGAGTATGAAGCCCACCAACAGCCTGGAAAGGGTGCTGGCGGTCCTCGAGGTTTTTTCCGAGGAGCGGCTCGAATGGATGCCCGAGGAACTGATGCAGGAGCTCGGCTACAGCCGGCCGACGCTCTATCGCTATCTGAAGACCCTGAAAGATGCCGGCTTCCTGATGTCGACGCGCAATTCCGGAGTGACACTCGGTCCGAAAATCGTCGAAATGGATTATCTGGCGCGCCGATCGGACGTGCTGGTGCTGCACGGCCTGCCATATCTCAAGGAACTGACGGGGGCTTATTCCTGCACGGCCATGCTGCTGCGCTGGTACGGTAACAAGATCCTCTGTGTGGCCTCCGAATCGTCGACCAAAAATCCGGTCAGCTCCTACCCAAGGGGGCGGCCCATGCCACTGGGGCGCGGCGCGATTGCGCGCTCGATCATGGCGTTTCTGCCTCGTCCCCGGCTGCTGCCCTTGATCGAACGCAACCTCGACGATCTGCGCTCGGTTGGCCTCGGCGATAGCACGCAGGACGTTCTGAAGAGCCTGAAAAAGGTACGCAAGGCTGGGTTTTCCGTGGCTTATGGCGAGGTCACGCCTGGCGCGGTCGGCATTGCCGCGCCGATCCTTGATGATCGCCGCTATCCGATCGCCAGCATCTGCGTCACCATCGCCGGCAATCTGGTGACGGGAGCGGAGATCGATGAGGTCAGCGCCAGAGTGGGCCGCGTGGCGCTGCAAATCGCGACCGAACAGACTTCCGCAAGGCGGGATATTTAG
- a CDS encoding 2-polyprenyl-6-methoxyphenol hydroxylase-like FAD-dependent oxidoreductase (product_source=COG0654; cath_funfam=3.50.50.60; cog=COG0654; ko=KO:K20218; pfam=PF01494; superfamily=51905) codes for MNTPSESRTQVVIVGGGPVGLGLAIELGQRGIRCVLVERYVSPQPIPKGQNLTQRTLEHFYFWGAEPELRAARTIPRDYGIGGMTSYGTLLSGYKYDWLQRELVRPYYFTDNERLPQYATEAVLRHRVSQLQSVETVYGWGAESLEQDAHGAQVVIAERKGDRRRVVQADYVVGCDGSRSLVREAAGITQTMSDHDRLMVLLVFRSTGLHKLLERFPNKSFYNVLHPDLKGYWQFFGRVDLGTTWFFHAPVPLGTTKDNFDFRSYLHSAVGEEFDVEFEHTGFWDLRVATADQYRKGRVFIAGDAAHSHPPYGGYGINTGLEDVANLGWKLAAALQGWAAPSLLDSYGEERRPVFASTARDFIEKAIKSDKEFLVAFDPAIDKNAFEAEWLARSSGARSEVNSFEPNYEGSSLVAGPPGSVCSAIGSHEFAARAGHHLAPRQLASGRNVFEELGTGFTLIDLGAAESAVAELKRTAEASGVPLRVVRDDRVESREFYKATLILVRPDQFIAWVSDDGAKVPADVISRAVGG; via the coding sequence ATGAACACGCCCAGTGAATCCCGCACGCAGGTTGTCATCGTTGGAGGCGGCCCGGTCGGCCTCGGGCTCGCAATCGAGCTTGGTCAGCGCGGCATCCGCTGCGTCCTGGTTGAGCGCTACGTTAGTCCGCAGCCGATTCCGAAAGGTCAAAATCTGACCCAGCGAACGCTGGAGCATTTTTATTTTTGGGGCGCGGAGCCTGAACTTCGTGCCGCGCGGACCATTCCACGCGACTACGGCATCGGCGGCATGACTTCCTACGGCACGCTGCTAAGTGGCTATAAATATGACTGGCTGCAGCGCGAACTGGTGCGGCCGTATTATTTCACGGACAATGAGCGGTTGCCGCAATATGCGACCGAAGCCGTGCTGCGGCACCGGGTAAGCCAACTGCAAAGCGTGGAGACGGTTTATGGTTGGGGTGCGGAAAGTCTCGAGCAGGACGCACACGGCGCGCAAGTGGTCATTGCCGAACGCAAAGGCGACCGCCGTCGCGTCGTGCAGGCCGACTATGTGGTCGGCTGCGACGGCAGCCGCTCGTTGGTCCGCGAAGCCGCCGGAATCACGCAGACCATGTCCGATCATGACCGGCTAATGGTACTGCTGGTTTTTCGTTCGACCGGACTACACAAATTGCTGGAGCGGTTTCCGAACAAATCTTTCTACAATGTGCTGCATCCGGATCTGAAGGGCTACTGGCAGTTCTTTGGTCGCGTCGATCTCGGCACCACCTGGTTTTTTCATGCGCCTGTGCCGCTCGGCACAACCAAAGATAATTTCGATTTCCGAAGCTATCTCCACTCGGCGGTCGGCGAGGAATTCGACGTTGAATTCGAACACACCGGATTCTGGGATCTGCGCGTCGCCACCGCGGATCAGTATCGCAAGGGGCGCGTTTTTATCGCCGGCGATGCCGCGCACAGCCATCCGCCTTATGGCGGCTACGGTATTAATACGGGCCTCGAAGACGTCGCCAACCTTGGCTGGAAGCTCGCCGCGGCGCTGCAAGGCTGGGCTGCACCGAGTCTACTCGACTCTTACGGCGAGGAGCGACGACCGGTATTTGCCTCGACGGCACGCGACTTCATCGAAAAAGCCATCAAGAGCGATAAGGAATTTCTCGTCGCATTCGATCCCGCGATCGACAAGAATGCTTTCGAGGCCGAATGGTTGGCGCGTTCATCGGGCGCGCGTTCCGAGGTTAATTCGTTTGAACCGAATTATGAAGGTTCTTCGCTTGTCGCAGGGCCGCCCGGTAGCGTCTGTAGCGCGATCGGATCGCATGAATTCGCGGCACGGGCCGGTCATCATCTGGCGCCACGTCAGCTTGCTTCCGGCCGCAATGTTTTCGAGGAACTGGGCACCGGCTTCACGCTGATCGATCTCGGCGCAGCCGAGTCCGCCGTTGCGGAGCTCAAACGCACGGCCGAAGCGAGCGGCGTGCCGCTCAGGGTTGTCCGGGACGACCGCGTCGAGAGCCGCGAGTTCTACAAGGCGACCCTGATTCTGGTTCGGCCCGACCAATTTATTGCGTGGGTCTCCGATGACGGTGCGAAAGTCCCGGCTGATGTCATAAGCCGCGCTGTCGGTGGCTAA
- a CDS encoding acetolactate synthase-1/2/3 large subunit (product_source=KO:K01652; cath_funfam=3.40.50.970; cog=COG0028; ko=KO:K01652; pfam=PF02775,PF02776; superfamily=52467,52518), with protein MSRHSAAHYFLEGLVDLGVEFIFANLGTDHVSLIEEIARWDREGRKHPEIILCPHEIVAVHMAGGYALATGRGQAVFVHVDAGTANACMAIQNLFRYRLPVMLFAGRAPYTLHGELTGSRDTYVHFVQDPFDIASIVRPYVKWEYSLPSGIVVKEALTRAGAFMHSDPPGPVYMMLPRETLAEEWDEAQMPAYHPARYGCVTVGGIDQARVDTIATRLMEAENPIALTAYLGRKAEAVTALENLALACGIRIAEFNSIDLNISQDSPCFAGFDALPLLEQADVGLLLDTDVPFVPQYAKRVEAIDWIQIDVDPLKSDFPMWGFPTDIRVQADCATVLRQVLEAVEARADDGFRKRVANRIASWGAARDAVAKRRTTAAANKGVPGALSAAYLFATLNGKLSQDDIVVNEAIRNAPLVQEQIHRTQPHSYVGLAGGGLGFSGGMALGLKLAQPERRVVQIIGDGAFHFSSPDSVFAVAQQYQIPILTVVLDNGGWQAVKSSVQRVYPKGVAAETNSFQSQLRSGRQGEQRRFSDIGRAFGAHGELVSRPDELTAAIDRCLASVDGGIAAVLHVQITPL; from the coding sequence ATGAGCCGTCATAGTGCTGCGCATTATTTCCTCGAAGGTCTCGTCGACCTCGGCGTCGAATTCATCTTCGCCAATCTCGGCACCGACCACGTCTCCTTGATCGAGGAGATTGCGCGCTGGGATCGCGAGGGCCGCAAGCATCCCGAGATCATTCTCTGTCCGCATGAGATCGTCGCCGTTCACATGGCCGGCGGCTACGCGCTGGCAACGGGACGAGGACAGGCGGTATTCGTGCATGTCGATGCCGGAACCGCCAATGCCTGCATGGCGATCCAGAATTTGTTTCGCTACCGATTGCCCGTGATGTTGTTCGCTGGCCGTGCGCCCTACACCCTGCACGGCGAGTTGACGGGATCGCGCGATACCTACGTGCATTTCGTCCAGGATCCCTTCGACATCGCCAGTATCGTGCGGCCCTACGTCAAATGGGAATATTCGCTGCCGTCCGGCATCGTGGTGAAGGAGGCGCTGACCCGCGCCGGCGCCTTCATGCATAGCGATCCGCCGGGGCCCGTCTATATGATGCTGCCACGCGAGACGCTGGCCGAAGAATGGGACGAGGCGCAGATGCCAGCCTATCATCCTGCGCGCTATGGCTGCGTGACGGTCGGCGGCATCGATCAGGCGCGCGTCGACACCATTGCCACCCGACTGATGGAGGCGGAAAACCCGATTGCGCTGACGGCCTATCTCGGTCGCAAGGCAGAGGCCGTCACAGCGCTGGAAAATCTGGCGCTTGCCTGCGGCATTCGGATCGCGGAGTTCAATTCGATCGATCTCAATATTTCTCAGGATTCGCCTTGTTTCGCTGGCTTCGATGCGTTGCCGTTGCTCGAGCAGGCCGATGTCGGGTTGTTGCTCGACACCGACGTTCCCTTTGTACCACAATACGCCAAGCGCGTCGAAGCGATCGACTGGATCCAGATCGACGTGGACCCGTTGAAGTCGGATTTTCCGATGTGGGGATTCCCCACGGACATCCGCGTGCAGGCCGATTGCGCCACGGTACTGCGGCAGGTGCTCGAGGCGGTCGAAGCGCGCGCCGATGACGGCTTTCGCAAACGCGTCGCCAATCGCATCGCAAGTTGGGGTGCCGCGCGCGACGCCGTCGCCAAACGCCGCACGACCGCCGCTGCTAACAAGGGCGTGCCGGGCGCGCTCAGCGCGGCCTACTTGTTTGCCACTCTGAACGGCAAACTTTCCCAGGATGATATCGTCGTCAACGAAGCAATACGTAATGCGCCGCTGGTGCAGGAACAGATCCATCGCACACAGCCGCACAGCTATGTCGGACTCGCTGGGGGCGGGCTTGGCTTCAGCGGCGGCATGGCCCTGGGGCTGAAGCTGGCGCAGCCGGAGCGGCGTGTCGTGCAGATCATCGGCGATGGCGCGTTTCATTTCTCCTCGCCGGACTCGGTGTTCGCCGTTGCTCAGCAATACCAAATTCCGATCCTGACCGTGGTGCTCGACAATGGCGGCTGGCAGGCGGTCAAATCGTCGGTGCAGCGGGTTTATCCGAAGGGGGTTGCCGCCGAGACTAATTCGTTCCAGTCACAGCTAAGGTCAGGCCGGCAGGGCGAACAGCGCCGTTTTTCGGACATCGGGCGTGCTTTCGGGGCCCATGGCGAACTCGTCAGCAGACCGGATGAACTTACTGCGGCAATCGATCGCTGTCTTGCCTCGGTCGATGGCGGCATCGCCGCGGTGCTGCATGTTCAGATTACGCCGCTGTAG
- a CDS encoding tripartite-type tricarboxylate transporter receptor subunit TctC (product_source=COG3181; cath_funfam=3.40.190.10; cleavage_site_network=SignalP-noTM; cog=COG3181; pfam=PF03401; superfamily=53850): MKSLCLIMLVAICAAYSSLTYAAEDVKYPTRAIHIVVGFTPGGGNDIIARIVGQKLSESLGQPVIIDNKPGAGAILATEYVARAEPDGYTLLVGASGAMVVNPAVYEKLNYDTLRDFVPVSELGSFPLILIVNTASPFKSVSDLVAYSKANPDKANYSSSSAAFQLATELFKQKTGAKMQMIPYKGANDSVTAVIAGEVTATIADAGPVSGQVNGGQARALAVAAPKRVDDLPDVPTMKETGTDVEVVLWSGVFTPKATPPAIVKKLQDEFIRIARLPDVISRLKLLNIESIGNSSEEFSRVIAADLERWGAVARAGNIKMAQ, translated from the coding sequence ATGAAGAGTCTTTGCCTCATCATGCTCGTTGCCATTTGCGCCGCTTATTCCAGCCTTACGTACGCCGCCGAGGACGTGAAATATCCGACCCGGGCCATTCACATCGTCGTCGGCTTTACGCCAGGTGGAGGCAACGACATCATCGCCCGCATCGTCGGGCAGAAGCTGTCCGAAAGCCTCGGCCAGCCGGTGATCATCGACAATAAGCCCGGTGCGGGTGCGATCCTCGCCACGGAATATGTCGCGCGGGCGGAACCGGACGGTTACACGCTGCTGGTCGGCGCCAGCGGCGCCATGGTAGTCAACCCGGCGGTCTATGAGAAGTTGAACTACGACACTCTGCGTGACTTCGTTCCTGTTTCCGAACTCGGATCGTTTCCCCTGATCCTGATCGTCAATACAGCATCGCCGTTCAAGTCGGTGTCGGACCTTGTCGCTTATTCCAAAGCGAATCCGGATAAGGCGAACTATTCGAGCTCGTCCGCCGCATTTCAGCTGGCAACGGAATTGTTCAAGCAGAAAACCGGCGCGAAGATGCAGATGATTCCATACAAGGGCGCTAATGATTCCGTGACCGCCGTGATCGCCGGCGAGGTGACTGCGACGATCGCCGATGCCGGCCCGGTGTCGGGGCAGGTCAATGGCGGCCAGGCCCGCGCGCTCGCAGTTGCGGCGCCGAAGCGGGTGGACGATCTGCCCGATGTGCCGACGATGAAGGAAACGGGCACCGACGTCGAAGTGGTGCTGTGGAGTGGTGTTTTCACGCCCAAAGCGACGCCGCCCGCGATCGTCAAGAAGCTGCAAGACGAGTTCATCCGCATTGCGCGGTTGCCCGACGTCATCTCGCGCCTCAAGCTTCTGAACATCGAGTCGATCGGTAACTCTTCGGAAGAGTTTTCGCGCGTCATCGCAGCCGATCTCGAACGGTGGGGCGCTGTTGCGCGCGCCGGCAATATCAAGATGGCGCAATAA
- a CDS encoding hypothetical protein (product_source=Hypo-rule applied; superfamily=51905), with product MNLAWRGADVVVLEFYAQGEPPSVKSNHVSARSMEIFQRLGAARKVRDAGLPAFVRQSLYAQL from the coding sequence ATGAATTTGGCCTGGCGTGGCGCCGATGTCGTCGTGCTGGAATTTTATGCGCAGGGCGAGCCGCCGAGCGTCAAGTCGAACCACGTCTCGGCGCGCTCGATGGAGATATTTCAACGGCTCGGTGCGGCCAGGAAAGTTCGAGATGCCGGTCTGCCGGCCTTCGTTCGGCAATCGCTCTACGCTCAATTGTGA
- a CDS encoding putative ATPase (product_source=COG3903; cog=COG3903; superfamily=48452) yields the protein MAILTGGCRTALPRHQTLRATLDWSYELLPEPERLVLRRLAVFAGYFTAEAASLAAAGGEIAASDVVHFLANLVTKSLVALDAGGAIAHHRLHETTRAYALAKLAESGEFEQVARRHANYYKDLFELTEIELETLPTAGWLVRYGHQIGQVRTALDWAFSPTGDAEVGAALTVGAVPLWVHLSLMEECRGRVERALSGPTESRDARRNMQLHAALGAALFLTKGSCPETLAAWTRVFEIAESLDDADYRLRALWGLWIDCFTSGRYRAALAVAERFCTYAAKSTDPADGLIGSRLVGVALLALGDLKEARRHIERMLGRYVARKSHIIRFQYDQRLLAHSHHSRILWLQGFAEQAIRSVERLVVDARASGHPLSQANAHLQSALVVLLVGDLTLTERYAKALLELSARHALESLVGRCFGSVLLIKRGDIGAGLELLRTAFASVPHNAFSMLFTPFRAEMADALGRDGKVAEGLSIIEEALARSERNEERWCVAELLRIKGELLLREGTPQAATAAEQHFLQSLDWARRQGALAWELRTSTSLARLQQDQGRIAEARSLLQSVYGRFSEGFETADLKAAKAYLNFLK from the coding sequence TTGGCAATACTGACCGGCGGCTGCCGAACGGCTCTGCCTCGGCACCAGACGCTGCGCGCGACGCTCGACTGGAGCTATGAGTTGCTGCCTGAGCCGGAACGCCTGGTCTTGCGGCGCCTTGCGGTATTTGCCGGCTACTTTACGGCGGAGGCGGCGAGCTTGGCGGCGGCGGGTGGCGAGATCGCCGCGTCTGACGTGGTCCACTTTCTGGCGAACCTCGTCACGAAGTCTCTGGTTGCCTTGGATGCCGGAGGTGCGATTGCGCATCATCGGCTACACGAGACGACACGCGCCTACGCCCTGGCGAAGCTCGCTGAAAGCGGCGAGTTCGAGCAGGTGGCACGACGGCATGCCAACTATTACAAGGATCTCTTTGAACTCACCGAAATAGAGCTGGAGACATTGCCAACGGCCGGGTGGCTGGTGCGCTACGGCCATCAGATCGGACAGGTGCGCACGGCTTTGGACTGGGCCTTCTCGCCGACCGGCGACGCCGAAGTTGGCGCAGCATTGACCGTGGGTGCGGTGCCGCTGTGGGTGCACTTGTCGCTGATGGAGGAATGTCGCGGTCGCGTCGAGCGGGCGCTTTCCGGGCCCACCGAGAGCCGAGACGCACGTCGCAACATGCAATTGCATGCGGCGCTTGGCGCGGCGCTGTTTCTGACGAAGGGCTCATGCCCCGAGACGTTAGCGGCCTGGACAAGGGTCTTTGAGATCGCGGAAAGCCTCGACGATGCGGACTATCGCCTACGAGCGCTTTGGGGCTTGTGGATCGACTGCTTCACGAGCGGCCGCTATCGGGCAGCGCTGGCGGTGGCCGAAAGATTTTGCACCTATGCGGCGAAATCGACCGATCCTGCCGACGGGCTAATCGGCAGCCGTCTGGTCGGCGTGGCGCTGCTTGCCCTGGGTGACCTGAAAGAAGCGCGGCGACACATCGAGCGCATGCTGGGTCGCTATGTCGCCAGGAAGTCGCACATCATCAGGTTTCAATACGACCAGCGATTGTTGGCGCATTCGCATCACTCCCGAATACTCTGGCTGCAGGGATTTGCCGAACAGGCCATCCGTAGCGTCGAACGCCTTGTAGTCGACGCTCGCGCCAGCGGTCACCCGCTGTCGCAGGCCAATGCCCACCTTCAGTCAGCCCTTGTCGTGCTTCTCGTCGGTGATCTAACCTTGACGGAGCGGTACGCGAAGGCGCTTCTGGAGCTTTCCGCTAGGCACGCGCTGGAGAGCCTCGTGGGTCGATGCTTTGGAAGCGTCTTGCTCATCAAGCGCGGCGACATTGGTGCCGGGTTGGAGCTTCTGCGCACCGCGTTCGCCAGCGTCCCACACAACGCGTTTAGCATGCTCTTCACCCCATTTCGCGCCGAGATGGCTGACGCGCTCGGTCGTGACGGTAAGGTTGCCGAAGGGCTCTCGATCATCGAGGAGGCGCTCGCACGGTCCGAGCGCAACGAGGAGCGCTGGTGCGTCGCCGAGCTTCTGCGCATCAAAGGAGAACTCTTGCTGCGGGAGGGTACGCCACAGGCGGCGACGGCGGCCGAGCAGCACTTCTTGCAATCGCTCGACTGGGCGCGCCGGCAGGGCGCCCTTGCATGGGAGCTTCGAACATCAACAAGCCTTGCTCGCTTGCAGCAGGATCAAGGTCGGATCGCCGAGGCGCGCAGCCTTCTGCAGTCGGTGTACGGTCGCTTCAGCGAGGGCTTTGAAACTGCCGACTTGAAGGCGGCGAAGGCCTATCTCAACTTTTTGAAGTGA
- a CDS encoding DNA-binding winged helix-turn-helix (wHTH) protein (product_source=COG3710; cath_funfam=1.10.10.10,3.40.50.300; cog=COG3710; pfam=PF00486; smart=SM00382; superfamily=46894,52540) has product MRAQSRRLIYELGKWEVDLARRELRARGVPVPIGGRAFEIVEVLVQSAGELVTKNDLAARIWPGAIVEDNTLQFHISAIRKALGSDRGMLKTASGRGYRLLGAWTYRQECTSPVDSMDLEPMRSPAEPFEINLPAAASELVGRTNAVQHLRGLLSAYRVVTLTGTGGIGKTRLAMEVARGLFPSLQSDVRLVELVSVSDPGLVPTAVAGVLGLKLGGNEISAESVARSIGAQRLLLVLDNCEHVIDAAAGLAETVVRRCPQTTILATSREILKIEGEYVYRVPPLDVPPQDEEPGDIPGHSAVQLFIATTRALQSDFLPNGENLPVIAEICRRLDGIPLAIDFAATHVATLGLQQSRRKPE; this is encoded by the coding sequence GTGCGCGCACAAAGCCGACGACTGATATATGAATTGGGCAAGTGGGAGGTCGATCTCGCTCGGCGCGAACTACGCGCGCGCGGAGTGCCTGTCCCGATCGGGGGGCGCGCGTTCGAAATCGTCGAGGTTCTGGTTCAGTCGGCCGGTGAGCTTGTCACCAAGAATGACCTCGCGGCTCGCATATGGCCGGGCGCGATCGTAGAGGACAACACGCTCCAGTTTCACATATCCGCGATTCGCAAGGCGCTCGGTTCGGATCGCGGAATGCTGAAGACGGCGTCCGGTCGGGGCTATCGCCTGCTCGGTGCGTGGACATACCGACAGGAGTGCACATCGCCAGTAGATTCGATGGACCTCGAACCGATGCGAAGTCCGGCCGAGCCATTCGAAATCAACTTGCCTGCGGCGGCATCCGAACTGGTCGGCCGAACTAATGCCGTGCAGCATCTGCGCGGTCTTCTGTCCGCCTATCGGGTGGTCACGCTGACCGGAACGGGGGGAATTGGGAAAACCAGGCTGGCAATGGAGGTGGCCCGTGGCTTGTTCCCGAGCCTCCAGAGTGACGTTCGGCTCGTTGAACTGGTGTCGGTGTCGGATCCCGGTCTGGTGCCGACTGCCGTGGCTGGAGTCCTCGGCTTGAAATTAGGTGGCAACGAGATTTCCGCCGAGTCCGTCGCCCGGTCCATCGGGGCACAGAGGCTTCTGCTTGTTCTCGACAATTGCGAGCACGTGATCGACGCAGCCGCCGGATTGGCGGAAACAGTCGTGCGCAGGTGTCCACAAACGACCATTCTTGCAACGAGCCGGGAGATCCTGAAGATCGAGGGCGAGTATGTTTATCGCGTTCCCCCGTTGGATGTGCCGCCCCAGGATGAGGAACCCGGCGACATACCTGGTCACAGCGCGGTGCAGCTCTTCATCGCCACGACGAGGGCATTGCAGTCGGATTTTTTGCCGAATGGAGAAAACCTTCCAGTAATTGCTGAAATCTGTCGGCGCCTCGATGGCATTCCACTGGCCATCGATTTTGCTGCAACTCACGTCGCCACGCTTGGGCTCCAGCAGAGTCGCCGCAAGCCTGAGTGA